Part of the Pirellulales bacterium genome is shown below.
GTCCCGACGGGACGCTCGCGGCCAGGTCGATCCGTCTACCTGGCGAGTAGACGACCCTTACAGCCGTCACAACAGTCAATTGCCCGGCGTTTCGGCGAGTGCAGCGGGGTTCCAGTCGAGGCCGACGTCGAACCATTGGGCCGAATGAGTCAGGGCCCCCACGCTGATCCGCTCGACCCCCGTCGCGGCAATCGCGGCCACCGTTTCGAGACGCACGCCGCCCGAGGCCTCCAGCTCGACGTGCGGGGCCAGGCGGTTGCGAATGGCCACGGCCTCGCGCAACTCGTCAGGTGTCATATTGTCCAGCAGCACGATATCTGGACCGGCCGGCAGCACGTCGATCAGTTGTGTGAGATGATCGACTTCAATCTCGATGATCACGGCGCGCTGGCCCTCGGGCAGCATTTGGGCCATGAATTCCTGCGCGCGGACGACGGCCTGGCGCGGCGTAAGTGAGCCACCCGCCTGCGACTCGGCCACGGCCAGATGGTTGTCTTTGATTAGCAGATGATCGAACAACCCAGTGCGATGATTGTGGCCCCCGCCCAGCCGCACGGCGTATTTTTCCAAACGGCGATAGCCGGGCGTCGTCTTGCGGGTGTCGTAGACGCGCGCGCCGGTTCCAGCCACGGCGTCGACATAGCGCCGCGTCAGCGTGGCGATGCCGGACAGATGGCCGAGGATATTCAACATGACGCGTTCGGCGGCCAGCAAGGCACGCGCCGAACCGCTCACCACGGCCACCGTCTGGCCTGCCTGCACGGCGGCGCCATCGGCGACGAGGGCTGCGAACTGGGCCGACCGGCTGTACTCGGCCAAAGTCATGATGGCCGCCGGCAGCCCGGCCAGGATTCCCGCCTTGCGGGCCACGATTGCGGCGCGGGCTTCGGTCTCGACATCCACCAGGGCCGCAGAGGTCCAGTCGTACAACCGGGCCAGATCCTCGCGAACGGCCAGTTGCAGCAGGGCCTGCCAGGAGTCGGCAAGCTGTTGATCCCAACAAACCGGAGTAAAATCCTTCGCCACGGGAATCGCCTGATCCAGATCGGGTCGGTACGCCGGCGCCGGGCCGGCTCTGCGTCGAGTGCGTTCAGTGTAGCGTCCCAGGTGGCAGTGCTGTGGATCGATCGGCAGCGGGTAGCGAAAAGCACCAAGCGCCCAAGGCGTTTTTGCAGCGGCACGACCAGCGCACGGTCGCAATGCTCGTAGCCCTGGCCCTGGTCGCGCTGCTGCTGTGGCGAATCGACCTCTGGCGCCGCGGCATCGATTTGATCGACTTTGACCGGCTGCCCGCGCGCCAGGCGCGTTTCTTGGTCGACCTGAACGAGGCCGCCTGGCCGGAGTTAGAACTGCTGCCCGAGGTGGGTGAGACGACTGCCCACCGGATCGTCGCCTATCGCGACGAGCACGGCGCATTCACATCCATCGAGCAATTACTCGATATCGACGGCATTGGCCCAGCGACGCTGGACAAGATGCGGCCCTACTTGTTGCCGCTGGACGATGACCCGGCCGAGGCGGCGTCTCCCAGCTCGAAGTGAGGGGGATTTCCGCGCTCGGAAATCGCGGCTAATCGATCCCCAGCAGCTCGATCTCGAACACCAGCGTCGCGTTCGGCGGGATTTTTTCGCCGCTCCCCTTTTCGCCGTAGGCCAGTTCCGGCGGCACGTACAAGATCCACTTCGAGCCGGAGGACATCAGCGGCAAGGCCTCGTTCCAGGCGCGAATGGCCGTGGCGACATTCAAGTGCTGGGGCTCGCCGCGCTTGTAAGAGCTGTCGAATTCGGTTCCATCGAGCAGCGTTCCACGATAGTGCAGCGCGACGCGGTCCGTGATCGCGGGTTTCTCGCCTTTGCCCACGCGGACCACCTTGTACTGCAGCCCGCTGGCGAGGATCACGACGCCTTCTTGCTTGCCATTGTCGAGCAAAAAGTCGGCGCCGGCGCGTTTGTTTGCCTCGGCGAGTTTTTGCCGGCGCGCCGTGTATTGCTGCTGCAGCAACGCGGAGAGCTCCTTAAGCGCCGCTTGCGCCTCCTCGGCCGAGAGCGGCGAGGGGTTATTCTTGAGCCCATCGGCAATGCCCTGGTACAGGGCCTGCAAGTCAATTTCAATGAACTGATTGCGAAAATTCTCGCCGAACTCGCGGCCCATTGCATAGCTCGAGCGTGCCAGGGTGCCTTCCGGTTTGGGAGTCCCCTCGGCTGGCGCGTCGTCGGCGCGGAGGCCGGTGCCGTCAAGCAGGCTCGCCAGGCCCAGGGCGAGGGCCAGCCAGGTAGATCGGGTGAGAGTTGGCATCGCGCGGTGGCCCTCAGGGTTGGCCGGTAAAGATCGAAAGGCGAATCGTACAAACGTCCGTGCAGTGTAATCGCGCCGCGCGGCCCCGGCCAAGCTGGTCGAGAATCGCCCGCAGGAATCGCTCGACACACAGGGCCGATGTCTATAATTCCCGGTTTGGGCGATGTGTCCGGCAGGTGGTCGGAGCCGCGTCACCGGAGACATCGCCCCAGCCGCAGGGCCCCCCAGGAGCCAAGGGACGTGGAATTCGAACTCGCTGCACCGTTCGCCCCGGCCGGGGATCAGCCGCAGGCGATCGAGGCCCTGTCTCAGGGCCTGTCCACCGGGCGCAGGCACCAGGTGCTGATGGGCGTCACCGGTTCGGGCAAGACGTTTACGATGGCCAACGTCATTCGCCGGCTGAACCGCCCGACGCTAGTGCTCTCGCATAACAAGACGCTCGCGGCGCAGCTCTACGCCGAGTTCAAGGAGTTCTTTCCCCGCAACGCCGTCCACTACTTCGTCAGCTACTACGACTATTACCAGCCCGAGGCGTACATCCCGCAGCGCGACATCTACATCGAAAAAGATGCGTCGATCAATGAGAACATCGATCGGTTGCGCCTGGCGACGACCAGCGCGCTGGTCAGCCGGCGCGACGTGATCGTCGTGGCCAGTGTGTCGTGCATCTACGGCTTGGGATCGCCGGAGGATTATCGCTCGATGATGGTTGGCCTCGAACGAGGCGGATCGGCCGATCGCGACGGCGTATTGATGAAGCTGGTCGAAATCCAGTACGACCGCAACGACGTGGAATTCGCCCGGGGCAAGTTCCGCGTGCGCGGCGATTGCGTCGAATTGTGGCCGAGCTACGAAGAGTTCGCCGTGCGGATCGAATTCTGGGGCGACGAGATCGAGCAGCTTTCGATCATCAATCCGACCAGCGGCGAGGTGATCTCGCACCAGGACGAGTTGTTCATCTACCCGGCCAAGCACTTCGTGATGCCGGAAGAGCGCATTCACGCGGCCGTCAATTCGATCAAGGAGGAACTCGTCGCCCGGCTGCAGGAATTCAAGGACCAGGGCAAGCTGCTCGAAGCCCAGCGGCTCGAGGCGCGCACGCGCTTCGATATCGAGATGCTGATGGAGGTGGGCTATTGCCCGGGCATCGAGAACTACAGCCGCCCGCTGAGCGGCCGGCCGGCGGGTTCGACGCCCGATACGCTGTTCAACTTCTTTCCCGACGATTACCTGCTGATCGTCGACGAATCGCACGTCACGGTGCCGCAGGTGCGTGGGATGTACGCCGGCGACTACAGCCGCAAGCGGACGCTCGTCGATCACGGCTTCCGGCTGCCGAGCGCGCTGGACAATCGCCCGCTGCGATTCGAGGAGTTTCAGGCGAAGATCCGGCAAGTGGTCTATGTCTCGGCCACGCCGGGGCCTTACGAACTCGAGCAAACCGGCGGCGAGGTGGTCGAACAGGTGATCCGGCCGACGGGGCTGCTCGATCCGGAGATCGAGATCCACCCCGCGCGCGGGCAGGTGCCGCACTTGCTCGAACAGATTCGCGCCCGCGCCGCCGTGAGCGAACGAGTGCTCGTGACAACGCTGACCAAGCGCTTGGCCGAAGACTTGTCGTACTATCTCACGGAAAAAGGCGTGAAGTGCAAGTGGCTGCACAGCGAACTCGACGCCTTCGAACGCGTCGAACTGCTGCGCGATCTGCGCGAAGGACGGTTCGAGGCCCTCGTGGGCGTGAACCTGTTGCGCGAAGGTCTCGACCTGCCCGAAGTTTCCATGGTGGCGATTCTCGACGCCGACAAGGAGGGGTTCCTGCGCAGCGAGACCTCGTTGATTCAGACCATCGGCCGCGCGGCACGGCACGTCAATGCCCGAGTGGTGCTGTATGCCGACACGATGACCGAGTCGATGTCGCGGGCCGTGGGCGAGACGCGCCGCCGCCGCGAATTGCAAATCGCCTATAACACCGAGCACGGCATCACGCCCGAGTCGATTCGCAAGCACATTCGGGCCGGCATCGAGGCCGTGGCCGCGGCCCATTCGTCGGCCAACGCGGCGGCCGGGCGGACCGACGAGGTGCAATATGTGACCGAGGAGTACATCGTCGAACTGCAAGAAGAGATGCTGTCGGCGGCGCAATCGCTCGAATTCGAAAAGGCCGCGGCCTTGCGCGATCGAATCGAGCAGCTTCGCGCGTCGCTGGGCAAGCGGTTGGACGAGGTGAAGATCGAATCGGCCACCCGGGCGAAGCGCGGCCGCCGCGGCCGAGGGCCGACCGGTAACCGCGTACCCAAGCCGAACAAGGGCGTGTAGCCCACGCGCCCCGCCATGGCTGGGGCAACGCGTGTTCGGTCAGAGAAGCAGCCAACGAAAAAGGGACCGTTCCGAAGAACGGTCCCTTTTCATGTTTGGCGAGAGGTTGTTCTCGCGTTCCCGCCAAAGGCAGGCTGCTCGAACAACTTCGCGTTCCCGCCGTAGGCGGGACGCTCAAACTACGGAGTCGCCGGGGTGGCCGGAGCGGCTTCACCGCCAGCCGGGGCGGCCGGAGCGGGCTCAGTCGCCGGGGCAGCGCCCTCTTCCTTCGGCTTGCAACCCAGCGTGTTGCCGACCAGGACGAGGCCCAGCACGGCGAGGAAAGCGAGCTTCTTCATTGGGAAACCCTTCTCTTCGTGATACGAGGAACAAAAAATCCGCCCAAATTGGTGGCGACCCATGGCCCGGGCAATGACACCAGTCAAACCGTTTGGTCAACGGTCGAACCGAATCGACCCCCCGGCCATATAAAGGGAGCCACCTGCGAGCCAGATTATTCCCGGGTCGGGACCAATTTCGCAAGCATCCCTAGCACGAGCCGAATAGTTTTTCGGAAAAAGCCTCCTCCGGGGGCTTGCGGTCGGGAATAATGGCCCGCGGTTGCGCCTCCCAGAAAGAGACGGAGCATGGTTGACGATTCGCAGCCTCGCGGCAGCACATTCCGGGAACTCCCTTGCGAGGAGTCGAAGGGGTGTCCGCCTGCTGCAGGGCAGCACCCGGACTCGCAAGATTTTCCGGACACGTTCGCGCCGCCTGCCGCCGCGTTGATCGAGCAGTTGGTGGCTGAACATTTGGCGCCGGTTTATCGCTATGCCTACCGCTTGACCGGCAGCACGGTCGACGCGGAAGACCTGACCCAGCAGACGTTTTTGGTCGCGCAGGAAAAGCTGGGTCAGCTTCGCGAAGTGGAGGCTGCGCGCGCCTGGTTGCTGACGATCCTGCGGCACGCCTACCTGCGGCGCGGGAGACGCCGCGCCCCGTTCAACGCCAGTTCCATCGAATTAAATCTCGACGCGATTCCTGAGGATCGTCCCGAGGAGACGCCGCTCGACGAGGCCCGCTTGCAGCAGGCACTCAACGAGTTGCCGGACGACTTCAAGCTGGTCGTGTTGATGTTCTATTTCGAGGATTGTTCGTATCGAGAAATTGCCGAGCGGCTGGAATTGCCGATCGGGACCGTGATGAGCCGGTTGTCACGCGCCAAGAGCCATCTGCGGACAAAACTGTTAGAGCTCGAACTGCATGCAGGACGCTGAGCCGGCTGCCGCGGAACATGCGGGCAGCGAAACACTGCGGCAAACCCATCGGTCCCGACGATGATCGACGAACGCCTTGACGAACAATTCGACGCTTGCCGAGCCGACACGGACGACGTTCGGCAGCCGGAATTGTCGGGCCTCGCCGAGCATCTGGCGTCTCATCCCGAGGCGAACCGCAGGTTGGCGCGCGTCCAGCAATTCGACGTCGCGGTGCGCTCCGCGCTGGCCTCGGTCGAACCGCCGGCGGATCTTGCCGCCCGGGTGCTTGCCGGTTTGAGTGCCGGCGATGCTTCGATCGTCCAGCGTGAGCCTGCGCAGGCCTTGCCCGACGGCGCCGGCAAGACTTCCGCGACGATCGCCGCGGAGATGATCGACGTTCAAATAGTCGAGGAGATGATCGAAGTTCAAATAGTCGACGAGGCAATTGCCGCAGCCTCGACGCCACCGGTTGCCGAACTCCAATTGACGCTGGCGGCCCATCCGACGGCGGTTGCGGACAGCTCCAAGAGGGGCGACTCTCCGCGCCGGTCGCGGCCATTCTCGCCGTTCTGGCTGGGCATCGGACTGGCCGCCGCGGCATCGTTGGGACTGGCCATCTATTACGCGCCGCGAGGCAGCTATACCCGCGAAGACATTCTCGAGGCAGCCGCGACGTTTTGCCTCGACGAGATGGACAAGCCCGGGCGATTGCTGAGCGAGGCGGTGCCGCGCGGGTTCCCTTACAGCCCGGCCGTGAAGCGAAATCCGCGCGTCGAATGGGTGGCTGCACGAAACTGCCTGGGCACCAGCGGGGTGCTGTATCGGCTGGTTCCGGGCGGTAAACAGCAGGCTTACCTGCTGGTGATGCCGGCTCGTGGACTGCAAATCGCCGGCAACCCGTTACCGGGTACGCCCGGCTTCCGGCCGTTGACCACCCGGGGCGTGACGAGCGACTGCTGGCAGGAACGCGGGCTCGTCTATGTGCTGGTCGTGCAGGGTGACGAGGCTGATTTCCACGGCTTTCTCCAGGCACAGCAGCCGATCATTTAGCGCCCTGACGTGTTTGTGGCGTTAAAGTCTGCCGATCTTTTCCAGCTTCGCGCCGCGGGCACCTTACGACCGGCGATTCCCGCGCGATCGGACTAATCCGTGCGATCGGCAACAGCCGAAACGCTTCTTAGACGTCCCCGACGTTCGATCGGTCGATCGCCGCGGGGATTTCCGTCCGACCCGGTGAGGAGTATCCGTCGATGAAGCGGCTCTTGAAGATCGGCGCGTTGATGCTGTTGCTGGTTCCGGGTCTGGCACGGGCCCAAGAGTCGGAACCGGCCCCGGCCTCCGCAGGCTCGCCGGTCATCTCGCCTCCGATCTCCTTGGGCGAACTACAGCCGACGCCCGAGATGTGGTTTTATCAGGAAATGATCCGCCGCAACGACGATCCCAAGGTCGCCGTCCGTCAGCGCGCCGCAAGATCGGCCCAGGCACGACAAAACCGGATCGAATCGCGGCGCTGGTTCGGCCTGTCGAATTCACGGCCGGCCGCCAATCCGACGCCTAGTACTTCGCGCTATGCCCACGGCTGGGTCTCCGGCAGTTGGCACCGCAACGAGTGGGTCGGATCGGCTTCGCCCCTCACCGCGCTGCGCGGCAGCATCCCGCGTTACTAGGCCGCCGAGTCGCCGGCTGCTCGTGGCGGCACGCCGTGCGAGCGTGCCCTGGTTCGGACTCTCTCGCGAGGTTATTCTGCCCCCGGACCTCTGCTGCGCCTGGCGGAAAGGCGCGTCTTCCGGCAGGCTATCTGCGATGCAGTTCGACGCCCTGTTGTTCGACACGTTGACCCCGGCGCGGCTGACGATCGAGGCTGGGCAGATCGCAGCCATCGCAACGCGCGCTCGCACGCGCGGCGACGACCAGTTGCCCGTGGTTGCTCCCGGCTTTGTCGACCTCCAGGTCAATGGCCTGTTGGGACACGAGTTCAGTTCTCCCGAACTGACGGTTGATCAGGTCGCCGCCATCGGCCAGGCGATCTATGCCCACGGCGTCACGAGATTCTTGCCGACGCTGACGACGCAGTCGTTCGACGTGCTCGCGCACGGTATGCGCACCGTGGCCCGCGCGTGCGAAGAGCGTCCCGAGATAGCCCGCCAAATGGTTGGGATCCATCTCGAGGGCCCATATATCTCTCAAGAAGACGGCCCACGTGGGGCTCACCCGCTGGCGCATTGCCGACCGCCTTGCTGGGACGAGTTCGCACGACTGCAAACCGCCGCGATGGGTCGGATTCGCTTGCTGACTTTGTCGCCCGAGTACGAAGGCGCGATTCCCTTGATCCGCCGGTGCGTCGACAGCGGCGTGACCGTGGCCATCGGCCACACGGCGGCGACGGGCGCTCAGATTCGGGCCGCGGTCGACGCGGGCGCGCGCCTCAGCACGCATCTGGGCAACGGCGCCCACCGCGCGTTGCGGCGCCATCCCAACTATCTCTGGGACCAACTGGCCGAGGACCGGCTGACCGCGAGCCTGATCGTCGACGGTCATCACCTTCCCCCGGAGGTCGTGCGCGTATTCGTGCGGGCCAAGGGGCCCGAACGCATTGTGTTGGTCAGCGATTTGTCGGGCCTGGCAGGTCTGCCGCCGGGACGCTACACGAGCATGGATGGCGAGCTGGAGATTCTCGCCGACGGCCGGCTGGTGATTGCCGGCCAGGATCAGTTGCTTGCCGGCGCATCGCGCCCGATCGGCGCAGGCATTGCCGGAGTGATGCAAATGGCAGGTGTCGATCTGCCGACTGCGATCGCGATGGCGACCTCGCAACCGGCCGCCTTGGTGGGGCTGCCCGTACAGGGCCTTGCGACCGGCGAGCCGGCTGACCTGGCGTTGTTCCGCTTGCCGAACGCAACGGTTGCAGCGCCTGGGTTGCCAATCGCCGCGACGATCGCCGCGGGCCACTGCGTCTTTGGCGCCGTCGGTTCCTGACCAGCGGCCAGCGGCAGCAGGACTACGCAACCAGGCGCACCTGCGCATTGCTGCGATTCGTCGCCCAGGCCAGCAGCCCGCGATAAAACGCGCCGAGTGCCGCGCCGACGATTGTGGCCACGGTGAAGCCGAGCCGGATGAACCGGGTTTTCGTAGTTTCGTCGTTGGCCTCGGGGCCGGGGGCGTAGACCTCGGAATAAAGCTGGACGACTTCGCCGACGGCCACGAGACAACACGTCAGCAGAAACAACACCGACAACGCCGCTGCGACTAAGGCGAGTCGTGCTCCGCGGCGATGCCTGGCAAGCACCAAGATGGCGGCCAGCGTTCCGGCCGCGGCAACGATCGCCGACCCCACCGCCAACCACGCCGGCGGCTTCGCTCCGAACATGGTTTGCGGCTCGCCCCCGAGACCGAGCCATTGGATTGCGGTCAAGACCAGGCCGATGCCATCGAGCACGAGCACGATGATCGCCATGATCCGGCCGATGTGTTCGCCCAGCACCCGTTGGGACGAGGCTGGTGTGGCTGCGGTGTCGGGTAATTGTGCCATGCCGCGCACCAGTGAAGCATCTGGCTCGCGATCCGGCAAGCAAAGTGCGCGGCCAGATTGAGCAACCTGCCGGGCCACGCTGCCTTGCGCAGCCGCCTCGCTTGGTCGGTCCGAAGAGTCGATGACCCGATTCTACCCAGCGAGGCTCGCGATTTTTCGAACCGATCAGGAACGCCCATGAAGCGCCTACCTCGCGCATCGGGGCGAGTGAGTCCTTAAGGCGATTTAATCTGCGGCCGCTTCGGAGCGATAAGCGGGGAGCAGGCCGATGCGTACGTCGATCCGCTGTCGAACCTCCTGGAACCGAGCGTCGCTTGGACCGCCATAGCGCGCGTCAAAGTCGCTGGGTGTCACCTTCTCTGGTAGCTCGTCGATACGAGGCATGACGTCGGCCACGGCGAAGCGATCGAGCCAGCCCCAGTGCTCGGGAGATTGTTCGGCCAGGAATTTTGCCAGGTGGCCGCCGGCACGCTGCGCGGCGTATTGCGCGAAGCTGAAGCCTTGTGCTTCGCGCGCCGGGCTCGTCAACCGTACTAGCCCCAGATTCTCGCCTTGCGTCGGGCCCAGCGCCGCGGTGAGCGCGGCGGCGAAGAAGAATTCGCTCACCAGATCGGTACGATCGAGCATCGTCGCCCGGCTCAAGTACGAGCTGCGCACGCGCCGCGACCCTTCGTCGTCAATCGTCTCGGCAATCTTGCGCAGCTCCGCGACACCGGCCAAGGAGTTGGTATCGTCGAGGGCCAAGGCCAAACCCAGGAACAGGGCCAATCGCTGGATCTGCGGCGGAGTGCCGCGCGCGGCTCGTGCAGCAGTTCTCACCAGGCGGCTCGTCAGCGCGTCGCCTGCCGGTCCATTGGCCAGCGCAGCCTCGGTTGCTGCACCTGCTTCGGTGGCGGGGGGCGGCGCGGTCGATTGCAACACTTCGGTCACCGCGGTCAGCACCCTGCGCGTGGCTTCGAGCAACACAACTTCCTCGCGCCGCGTGCTTTGTGCCAGGCTGAAGCGGACAAAATCGCGGAATTGCGAGGCGGCCGGATCGTTGGGCAGAACCTTTTCCAGTTCGGCATAAATCCGCGCGAGTTGCAGCTTGGTGGTGGTGCTGAGTTCGCTGAGGCCATAGATGTTCCGCACGCGCAGCTCTTCGCCGACCAGGTGCAAAATCAGCGCGTTGGCCGGATCGATCTGGATGCGGAAGTTACGAGCCCGCGCCCGGCCGTCACCCAGGATCGGGCGCATGACCGAGTCAGGCTCGGGGCTGTGGGTGGCGCACAGCAAAT
Proteins encoded:
- a CDS encoding amidohydrolase family protein, with the protein product MQFDALLFDTLTPARLTIEAGQIAAIATRARTRGDDQLPVVAPGFVDLQVNGLLGHEFSSPELTVDQVAAIGQAIYAHGVTRFLPTLTTQSFDVLAHGMRTVARACEERPEIARQMVGIHLEGPYISQEDGPRGAHPLAHCRPPCWDEFARLQTAAMGRIRLLTLSPEYEGAIPLIRRCVDSGVTVAIGHTAATGAQIRAAVDAGARLSTHLGNGAHRALRRHPNYLWDQLAEDRLTASLIVDGHHLPPEVVRVFVRAKGPERIVLVSDLSGLAGLPPGRYTSMDGELEILADGRLVIAGQDQLLAGASRPIGAGIAGVMQMAGVDLPTAIAMATSQPAALVGLPVQGLATGEPADLALFRLPNATVAAPGLPIAATIAAGHCVFGAVGS
- a CDS encoding sigma-70 family RNA polymerase sigma factor — its product is MVDDSQPRGSTFRELPCEESKGCPPAAGQHPDSQDFPDTFAPPAAALIEQLVAEHLAPVYRYAYRLTGSTVDAEDLTQQTFLVAQEKLGQLREVEAARAWLLTILRHAYLRRGRRRAPFNASSIELNLDAIPEDRPEETPLDEARLQQALNELPDDFKLVVLMFYFEDCSYREIAERLELPIGTVMSRLSRAKSHLRTKLLELELHAGR
- a CDS encoding FKBP-type peptidyl-prolyl cis-trans isomerase, with the protein product MPTLTRSTWLALALGLASLLDGTGLRADDAPAEGTPKPEGTLARSSYAMGREFGENFRNQFIEIDLQALYQGIADGLKNNPSPLSAEEAQAALKELSALLQQQYTARRQKLAEANKRAGADFLLDNGKQEGVVILASGLQYKVVRVGKGEKPAITDRVALHYRGTLLDGTEFDSSYKRGEPQHLNVATAIRAWNEALPLMSSGSKWILYVPPELAYGEKGSGEKIPPNATLVFEIELLGID
- the nadC gene encoding carboxylating nicotinate-nucleotide diphosphorylase, which gives rise to MRRARRDRRRSGGQSSHPPRAAVLTPARRPRSGRPRNAPGARAAGQSRSNRCRGARGRFATAAARPGPGLRALRPCAGRAAAKTPWALGAFRYPLPIDPQHCHLGRYTERTRRRAGPAPAYRPDLDQAIPVAKDFTPVCWDQQLADSWQALLQLAVREDLARLYDWTSAALVDVETEARAAIVARKAGILAGLPAAIMTLAEYSRSAQFAALVADGAAVQAGQTVAVVSGSARALLAAERVMLNILGHLSGIATLTRRYVDAVAGTGARVYDTRKTTPGYRRLEKYAVRLGGGHNHRTGLFDHLLIKDNHLAVAESQAGGSLTPRQAVVRAQEFMAQMLPEGQRAVIIEIEVDHLTQLIDVLPAGPDIVLLDNMTPDELREAVAIRNRLAPHVELEASGGVRLETVAAIAATGVERISVGALTHSAQWFDVGLDWNPAALAETPGN
- the uvrB gene encoding excinuclease ABC subunit UvrB; the encoded protein is MSIIPGLGDVSGRWSEPRHRRHRPSRRAPQEPRDVEFELAAPFAPAGDQPQAIEALSQGLSTGRRHQVLMGVTGSGKTFTMANVIRRLNRPTLVLSHNKTLAAQLYAEFKEFFPRNAVHYFVSYYDYYQPEAYIPQRDIYIEKDASINENIDRLRLATTSALVSRRDVIVVASVSCIYGLGSPEDYRSMMVGLERGGSADRDGVLMKLVEIQYDRNDVEFARGKFRVRGDCVELWPSYEEFAVRIEFWGDEIEQLSIINPTSGEVISHQDELFIYPAKHFVMPEERIHAAVNSIKEELVARLQEFKDQGKLLEAQRLEARTRFDIEMLMEVGYCPGIENYSRPLSGRPAGSTPDTLFNFFPDDYLLIVDESHVTVPQVRGMYAGDYSRKRTLVDHGFRLPSALDNRPLRFEEFQAKIRQVVYVSATPGPYELEQTGGEVVEQVIRPTGLLDPEIEIHPARGQVPHLLEQIRARAAVSERVLVTTLTKRLAEDLSYYLTEKGVKCKWLHSELDAFERVELLRDLREGRFEALVGVNLLREGLDLPEVSMVAILDADKEGFLRSETSLIQTIGRAARHVNARVVLYADTMTESMSRAVGETRRRRELQIAYNTEHGITPESIRKHIRAGIEAVAAAHSSANAAAGRTDEVQYVTEEYIVELQEEMLSAAQSLEFEKAAALRDRIEQLRASLGKRLDEVKIESATRAKRGRRGRGPTGNRVPKPNKGV
- a CDS encoding helix-hairpin-helix domain-containing protein → MVDLNEAAWPELELLPEVGETTAHRIVAYRDEHGAFTSIEQLLDIDGIGPATLDKMRPYLLPLDDDPAEAASPSSK